A stretch of the Flavobacterium aquiphilum genome encodes the following:
- a CDS encoding LytR/AlgR family response regulator transcription factor: MNCIVIDDEALARTIISKMITSHPALNFIDEFENAMEAIKFLNQSTVPIDIIFLDIHMPGFTGFDFIQTIKNPPLVILITSDRNFAIEAFEYKCIVDYLVKPITEERFLKAISKIEAKKNTLPSYLERADVHVAQPTDAATEFYVNIDRRLIKINMASINVIEAKGDYILIKTEDKNYTVHSTLKKIEDKLPVSSFLKVHRTYIINIKKIIDIEDNSVLIAKDVIPVSRSNRPELMKRLNML, encoded by the coding sequence ATGAATTGTATTGTAATAGATGATGAAGCATTGGCAAGGACTATTATAAGTAAGATGATTACAAGCCATCCCGCTTTAAATTTCATAGATGAGTTTGAAAATGCTATGGAAGCTATAAAGTTTCTTAATCAAAGCACTGTTCCGATAGACATTATTTTTTTAGATATTCATATGCCCGGATTTACAGGTTTTGACTTTATTCAAACCATAAAGAATCCACCTTTGGTTATTCTCATAACCTCAGACAGGAATTTTGCTATCGAAGCTTTCGAATACAAGTGCATTGTTGATTATTTGGTGAAACCAATCACAGAAGAACGCTTTTTAAAAGCAATAAGTAAAATTGAAGCAAAAAAAAATACACTCCCTTCTTATTTAGAGCGTGCTGATGTTCATGTAGCGCAGCCTACTGATGCAGCTACAGAGTTTTACGTAAATATCGACCGAAGGCTCATAAAAATAAATATGGCATCTATAAATGTAATTGAAGCTAAAGGAGATTATATTTTGATAAAAACAGAAGACAAAAATTACACGGTACACTCAACATTAAAAAAGATAGAAGATAAACTTCCTGTATCTTCTTTTTTAAAGGTGCATAGAACGTATATAATCAACATAAAAAAAATAATTGATATCGAAGACAATAGTGTTTTAATTGCAAAAGATGTAATACCGGTAAGCAGGTCCAATAGACCAGAACTTATGAAGCGGCTTAATATGCTTTAA
- a CDS encoding Hpt domain-containing protein, which produces MDKPNLNYINSLSGNDDVFKQTIINILKKELPKEIGEYYVQMDNSCFLKAAEVIHKIKHKISIMGMEKSYYLVEEFECSLKNQSADFNAELKVAFDQILCTMQDFADSL; this is translated from the coding sequence ATGGACAAGCCAAATCTTAACTATATTAATAGTCTTTCGGGAAATGATGATGTTTTTAAGCAAACAATCATCAATATCCTTAAAAAAGAACTGCCAAAAGAAATAGGCGAATATTATGTACAAATGGATAATAGCTGTTTTCTTAAAGCTGCTGAAGTTATTCATAAGATTAAACATAAAATTAGTATAATGGGAATGGAAAAAAGTTATTATCTTGTAGAAGAGTTTGAATGTAGCTTAAAAAACCAATCGGCAGATTTTAATGCAGAGTTAAAAGTAGCGTTTGATCAAATACTTTGTACAATGCAGGATTTTGCTGATTCATTATAA
- a CDS encoding sensor histidine kinase: MNSLLERQIAKYLGGTIPDGLENFLNAINNSYINYDEQRTLLQRAMKLSSDELFEANEKLREEARNLTDLNKNLEFILSSMNLDVNDYSDKKFNATDYIKQQSEEIIRINKQREELLKNLELQNQELNDYAHAVSHDLKAPLRSVNTLIEWFIIDNQEKLSADNLDSLNLILLNVEKMDLLIKGILDYSSIDKLQSENRIIDFNVLLEEIIRTALLPKNFEIKVNGKLPKLYGNYYRFRQLFENLINNSIKYNNKDKGFVEIGCGLNDDNLFEFYVKDNGVGIESAYLNKIFNIFTKLDNSDTSSGIGLSIVKKIVQFYNGKIRVESAINKGTTFFFTLDTNGQAKS, from the coding sequence ATGAATTCCTTACTAGAAAGACAAATAGCAAAATACCTGGGAGGTACTATTCCTGATGGATTAGAGAATTTCCTGAATGCAATAAACAATTCATATATAAACTATGATGAACAAAGGACATTGTTGCAAAGAGCAATGAAATTAAGTTCAGATGAATTATTTGAAGCAAACGAAAAATTACGGGAAGAAGCTCGTAATCTTACAGATTTAAACAAAAATCTGGAATTTATATTAAGCTCAATGAACCTTGATGTAAATGATTATTCTGATAAAAAATTCAATGCAACCGATTATATAAAGCAACAATCCGAAGAGATAATTAGAATTAACAAGCAACGTGAAGAACTCCTTAAAAACCTGGAGTTACAAAATCAGGAACTTAATGATTATGCGCATGCGGTTTCTCATGACCTAAAAGCGCCGTTAAGAAGCGTAAATACGCTTATTGAATGGTTTATTATAGACAACCAAGAAAAACTTAGTGCTGATAACTTAGATTCATTAAACCTTATTTTGCTGAATGTTGAAAAAATGGATCTGCTGATAAAAGGGATTTTAGACTATTCTTCTATTGATAAACTGCAGTCTGAAAATAGGATTATTGATTTTAATGTGCTTTTGGAAGAAATAATCAGAACGGCCTTGCTTCCAAAAAATTTCGAAATAAAAGTGAACGGCAAATTGCCTAAACTCTATGGGAATTACTATAGATTTAGACAGCTTTTTGAAAATTTAATTAATAACAGCATCAAGTATAACAACAAAGACAAAGGATTTGTCGAAATAGGATGCGGATTAAATGATGATAATTTGTTTGAATTTTACGTAAAAGATAATGGAGTGGGTATAGAGTCAGCCTATCTCAATAAGATTTTTAATATTTTTACTAAACTTGATAATTCGGATACGTCATCAGGAATAGGACTCTCAATAGTGAAAAAAATTGTTCAGTTTTATAACGGAAAAATTCGGGTTGAAAGTGCAATAAATAAAGGCACCACATTTTTCTTTACTCTTGATACTAATGGACAAGCCAAATCTTAA
- a CDS encoding FIST signal transduction protein, which produces MKIVQAFKKENFTWDYLTDKIILKNPLVLVFANRLLLEDEAFLKDIKKEFPYQHIVYGSTAGEIAGTSVLDNSATVTAVEFEKSSFVIKTGNILDYKKDAVALGKSLYSNMPKENLKHLFVLSEGSFINGSSLISGLEDAIDSSISITGGMCGDDAKFEKTLASYNEKPKEGEVVLIGFYGDTLEISFASYGGWQPFGPERIITHSDGNILHEIDGQPALELYKKYLGEKANELPQASLLYPLNVTPPEKEDALVRTILNIDNDNQSMILAGDVPLNSKVQLMMASVDSIANGANLAAQDAMRNRKAKPGLAILVSCVGRKLVMDQRVEEELEEVKAVLGDETVLTGFYSYGEMAPFFGSTICQLHNQTMTLTLVSE; this is translated from the coding sequence ATGAAAATAGTGCAGGCTTTTAAAAAAGAGAATTTCACTTGGGATTATCTTACGGATAAAATTATTTTGAAAAATCCATTAGTGCTGGTATTTGCAAATCGATTGTTGCTCGAGGATGAAGCTTTTTTGAAAGATATTAAAAAAGAATTTCCTTATCAACATATTGTTTATGGTTCTACAGCAGGTGAAATTGCCGGCACAAGTGTTCTGGATAATTCGGCAACAGTAACAGCTGTTGAATTTGAAAAAAGCAGTTTTGTAATTAAAACCGGTAATATTTTAGATTATAAAAAAGATGCTGTTGCTCTTGGTAAAAGTCTGTATTCAAATATGCCAAAAGAGAATTTGAAACATCTTTTTGTGCTATCCGAAGGAAGCTTTATTAACGGCAGTTCTTTAATAAGTGGGTTGGAAGATGCTATTGATTCAAGTATATCGATAACAGGAGGAATGTGTGGTGATGATGCAAAATTTGAAAAAACCCTTGCCTCTTATAATGAAAAACCAAAAGAAGGTGAAGTGGTATTGATTGGTTTTTATGGTGATACATTAGAAATTAGTTTTGCCAGTTATGGCGGATGGCAGCCATTTGGACCGGAAAGAATAATTACGCATTCTGACGGAAATATTTTGCACGAGATAGATGGGCAGCCAGCATTGGAGCTATATAAAAAATACCTGGGAGAAAAGGCCAATGAACTTCCGCAAGCCTCACTTTTGTATCCATTAAATGTAACACCCCCTGAAAAAGAGGATGCCCTTGTAAGAACGATACTCAATATTGACAATGATAATCAATCAATGATTCTTGCCGGAGATGTGCCGCTAAACTCAAAAGTACAGCTGATGATGGCATCTGTGGACAGTATTGCCAATGGAGCCAATTTAGCAGCTCAAGATGCTATGAGAAACCGAAAAGCAAAACCGGGTTTGGCTATTCTTGTAAGTTGTGTTGGGCGAAAATTGGTAATGGATCAGCGGGTAGAAGAGGAGCTTGAAGAAGTAAAAGCTGTTTTAGGCGACGAAACCGTTTTAACAGGGTTTTATTCATACGGAGAAATGGCACCGTTTTTTGGAAGTACAATTTGCCAATTACATAATCAGACAATGACTTTAACACTTGTTAGCGAATAA